Proteins encoded together in one Flavobacterium keumense window:
- a CDS encoding MFS transporter, whose amino-acid sequence MNTTPQSENSLQHVLFGSLIGTTIEFFDFYIYANAAVLVFPQLFFPGTDKTTSVLQSLATFSIAFFARPIGSAVFGHYGDKIGRKTTLVVALLTMGFSTVCIGFLPSYASVGIIAPILLMMCRFGQGVGLGGEWGGAVLLAIENAPAHKRAWFGMFPQLGAPIGLLLSGGTFLILTNSLNPEDFMGYGWRIPFIASSLLVLVGFYIRLKITETTAFENAKQEQKEVKIPFVTLLKSYRKELLFGTFAAVTTFVVFYLMTVFMLNWNTKELKFSNKEALLMQLFSVLFFAAFIPISAVIADKIGRRKMLIYASLAIAIFGLFFSAFLNSGSTILVTFFLCLGMALMGFTYGPIGTFLSELFPTTVRYSGASLTFNLAGIIGAAFAPMIAIWIAANYGLTFVGYYLSAAALISVISLLVISKKEHQF is encoded by the coding sequence ATGAACACAACACCACAATCTGAGAATTCCTTACAACACGTACTCTTCGGGAGCTTAATTGGAACTACGATTGAGTTTTTTGATTTTTATATTTATGCTAATGCAGCAGTATTAGTGTTTCCACAACTTTTCTTTCCTGGAACGGATAAAACGACTTCGGTTTTACAATCGTTAGCGACTTTTTCGATTGCTTTTTTTGCTCGTCCTATTGGGTCTGCTGTTTTTGGGCATTACGGAGATAAAATTGGTCGCAAAACAACCTTGGTAGTTGCTTTGTTAACTATGGGATTCTCTACAGTTTGTATTGGATTTTTGCCAAGTTATGCAAGTGTTGGAATTATTGCTCCTATATTATTAATGATGTGTCGTTTTGGACAAGGTGTCGGACTTGGAGGCGAGTGGGGCGGAGCGGTGTTGTTAGCGATCGAAAATGCACCAGCTCATAAGCGCGCCTGGTTCGGGATGTTTCCGCAATTGGGTGCACCAATAGGGTTGTTGCTTTCAGGAGGTACATTTTTGATTTTAACTAATTCACTAAATCCTGAAGATTTTATGGGATATGGATGGAGAATTCCATTTATAGCAAGTTCTTTATTGGTTTTGGTTGGATTTTATATTCGTTTAAAAATTACAGAAACCACTGCTTTTGAAAATGCAAAACAAGAGCAGAAAGAAGTTAAAATACCTTTTGTGACTTTATTGAAATCATATCGAAAAGAATTATTATTTGGAACTTTTGCGGCTGTAACTACTTTTGTGGTTTTTTATTTAATGACAGTATTTATGCTAAATTGGAATACAAAAGAATTGAAATTCTCTAACAAAGAAGCCCTTTTAATGCAATTGTTTTCAGTATTGTTTTTTGCGGCATTTATTCCAATTTCGGCAGTAATTGCAGATAAAATTGGACGTAGAAAAATGTTGATTTACGCTTCGTTAGCTATTGCTATTTTTGGTTTGTTCTTTTCTGCATTTTTGAACTCTGGAAGCACTATTTTAGTGACGTTCTTTTTGTGTTTGGGAATGGCATTAATGGGATTCACATACGGTCCAATAGGTACTTTTCTTTCCGAATTGTTTCCTACAACGGTTCGTTATTCGGGAGCTTCATTAACATTCAATTTGGCAGGAATTATAGGCGCAGCATTTGCTCCAATGATTGCTATTTGGATTGCTGCTAATTATGGTTTAACCTTTGTGGGTTATTATCTTTCAGCAGCCGCTTTGATTTCGGTAATTTCTCTTTTGGTGATCAGCAAAAAAGAACATCAGTTTTAA
- the bshC gene encoding bacillithiol biosynthesis cysteine-adding enzyme BshC produces the protein MPTDCITYQNSGYFSSLINDYLDQKSSLNLLYNRFPTIENFEAQIAEKEANYNHDNRKLLVSVLQKQYQNIAISKAIQKNIAALGQSNTFTITTGHQLNLFSGPLYFLYKIISTINLASELKSKYPQSNFVPIYWMATEDHDFEEINYFNFKGKKFHWNKESSGPVGRLSTEGLDAVFEVFAQELGSNSNAQKIKELFQKSYLEHTNLAEATRFLANELFNDYGLVIIDADDANLKRVLIPYIKEEVENQTSFQEVTATIEKLNEYSIQVNPREINLFYIENNLRERIILENGSYKINHTNLSFSKEALFELVETHPEKFSPNVILRPLYQEVLLPNLCYIGGGGEIAYWLELQTFFNAVNVSFPILLVRNSVVLATEKQIKKADDLHLSWADLFSQQNDLVTKKTKVLSEIDLDLSDVKEQLKKQFEALYSIAKQTDDSFLGALKAQETKQIKGIEHLEKRLLKAQKRKLADVLNRITQLQNELFPNQSLQERQTNFSEFYLENGELLIPALIKKLKPLEQRFEVLIL, from the coding sequence ATGCCAACTGACTGTATAACCTATCAAAATTCAGGCTATTTTTCTTCTTTGATCAACGACTATTTAGATCAAAAATCCAGTCTAAATTTGCTATACAATCGGTTTCCAACAATAGAAAACTTTGAAGCACAAATCGCTGAAAAAGAGGCGAACTACAACCATGACAATCGAAAATTATTGGTTAGTGTTTTACAAAAACAATATCAAAACATCGCAATATCTAAAGCTATTCAAAAAAACATTGCAGCTTTAGGTCAATCCAATACGTTTACTATCACTACGGGGCATCAATTGAATTTGTTTAGTGGTCCCTTGTATTTTTTATACAAAATCATTTCCACTATCAATTTGGCTTCCGAACTAAAATCAAAATATCCCCAGTCGAATTTTGTACCCATCTATTGGATGGCAACCGAAGACCATGATTTTGAAGAAATCAACTATTTCAATTTCAAAGGCAAAAAATTCCATTGGAACAAAGAAAGTTCTGGACCTGTTGGCCGATTATCAACTGAAGGATTGGATGCCGTTTTTGAAGTTTTTGCACAAGAGTTAGGTTCAAATTCCAATGCACAAAAAATCAAAGAACTCTTTCAAAAATCGTATTTAGAACACACTAATTTGGCTGAAGCCACTCGATTTCTGGCCAATGAACTTTTTAACGACTATGGCTTAGTAATTATCGACGCAGATGACGCCAACTTGAAACGCGTTTTAATTCCGTACATAAAAGAAGAAGTAGAAAATCAAACGTCGTTCCAAGAGGTAACTGCAACCATTGAAAAACTAAACGAATATTCCATTCAAGTCAACCCTCGTGAAATCAACTTATTTTACATTGAAAACAACTTGAGGGAGCGAATTATTTTAGAAAATGGCAGTTATAAAATCAACCATACTAATTTATCTTTTTCCAAAGAAGCGCTATTTGAATTGGTAGAAACCCATCCAGAAAAATTCAGTCCGAATGTTATCTTGCGTCCTTTGTACCAAGAAGTTCTTTTACCGAATTTATGCTATATTGGCGGAGGAGGCGAGATTGCCTATTGGTTAGAATTACAAACTTTTTTCAATGCTGTAAATGTAAGTTTCCCCATCTTGTTGGTTCGTAACTCTGTTGTATTAGCGACTGAAAAGCAAATCAAAAAAGCAGACGATTTACACCTTTCTTGGGCTGATTTATTTAGTCAGCAGAATGATTTAGTCACAAAAAAAACTAAAGTCCTTTCTGAAATTGACTTGGATTTATCAGATGTAAAAGAACAGCTAAAAAAACAATTTGAAGCATTGTATAGCATTGCAAAACAAACTGACGATTCTTTCCTTGGCGCACTAAAAGCACAAGAAACCAAACAAATCAAAGGAATCGAACACTTAGAAAAAAGATTACTCAAAGCGCAAAAAAGAAAATTGGCAGACGTATTAAACCGAATTACTCAATTGCAAAATGAATTATTCCCCAACCAAAGTTTACAAGAACGCCAAACTAATTTTTCAGAGTTTTATTTGGAAAATGGAGAACTATTGATTCCCGCTTTAATTAAGAAACTTAAACCTTTGGAACAACGTTTTGAAGTACTGATTCTATAA
- a CDS encoding nucleoside-diphosphate kinase, whose translation MATNRTFTMIKPDAVKNGHIGNILAMITNAGFKIVSLKLTQLTVADAQAFYAVHSERPFYEELVEFMSSGPIVAAILEKENAVSDFRTLIGATNPAEAAEGTIRKLYATSMGENAVHGSDSDENAAIESAFHFAGREQF comes from the coding sequence ATGGCAACAAATAGAACTTTTACCATGATTAAACCCGATGCGGTTAAAAATGGGCATATTGGAAACATATTGGCAATGATTACCAATGCCGGATTCAAAATTGTTTCTCTAAAATTAACACAATTAACCGTAGCAGATGCTCAAGCATTTTATGCAGTACACAGCGAACGTCCTTTTTACGAAGAATTGGTAGAGTTCATGTCAAGCGGACCAATTGTTGCCGCTATTTTAGAGAAAGAAAATGCCGTAAGTGATTTCAGAACCTTAATTGGAGCTACTAACCCTGCCGAAGCTGCCGAAGGAACTATCCGTAAATTGTATGCTACCTCTATGGGAGAAAATGCGGTTCACGGTTCTGATAGTGATGAAAATGCTGCTATTGAAAGCGCTTTTCACTTTGCTGGAAGAGAGCAATTTTAA